A window from Micromonospora terminaliae encodes these proteins:
- a CDS encoding bifunctional adenosylcobinamide kinase/adenosylcobinamide-phosphate guanylyltransferase: protein MSVDGWNTLLVLGGIRSGKSEFAESVVADAPTVRYVATAPAGDPDDTEWATRLAAHRARRPGSWTTEETAADPGRLAEVIATAGPNETLLVDDLGGWVTVLLDPAHQPADDTATIAELAAAVRASAARLVLVSPEVGLSLVPTTPLGRAFTDALGATNRAVAEACDAVALVVAGQTAWLKPAAAPAAVPAQATPAQGGVAPAGPGPAVAPEVAASAEARRVPAMPDEALPEVLTPTAPPAPAPATAAPAADWAAPTMALPMVATGLVIQPGMELPMPDDYTGPQAVDRLATLDIPGAGLGVLERVVGFAGATQGTATPAPWNSVRVLLLHGDHEGGASAGATPGESARRARQARAGRGPLARLAAENGASLQVVEAPASAPIEDGPALSGEQVESALSYGWRLAEQAADAGVHLLVLAACGAGTETAAAAVLAATAGAEPPAVLGRVVTEHGEFDDAAWMVRCAAVRDALHRTRRAAREAKDVLAELGGGDVAVATGVLLGATARRVPVLLDGPVGVAAGMVSRDLAGQARHWCLLPDHGGRPGVRLAADVLGLTPLLDLRLDLGEGATALAALPLLRSALALAAGLPVHPSLGGGDDEDFTEPEPAGPGPTSTEPEPAGAEPTGTEPEPDFSEPEPAGPGPTTVEPDEPVAPGRRAD from the coding sequence ATGTCCGTAGACGGGTGGAACACGCTCCTGGTGCTCGGTGGTATCCGGTCCGGCAAGTCGGAGTTCGCCGAGTCGGTGGTCGCCGACGCGCCCACGGTCCGGTACGTGGCCACCGCCCCCGCGGGGGACCCGGACGACACCGAGTGGGCGACCCGCCTCGCGGCGCACCGGGCCCGCCGCCCCGGGAGCTGGACCACCGAGGAGACCGCTGCGGACCCCGGCCGGCTGGCCGAGGTGATCGCGACGGCCGGGCCGAACGAGACGCTGCTCGTCGACGACCTGGGCGGCTGGGTGACCGTGCTGCTCGACCCGGCACACCAGCCCGCCGACGACACGGCCACCATCGCCGAGCTGGCCGCGGCGGTCCGGGCCAGCGCCGCCCGGCTGGTGCTGGTCAGCCCGGAGGTGGGCCTGTCCCTGGTGCCCACCACGCCGCTGGGCCGGGCGTTCACCGACGCGCTGGGCGCGACCAACCGGGCGGTCGCCGAGGCCTGCGACGCCGTGGCGCTGGTGGTGGCCGGGCAGACCGCCTGGCTGAAGCCGGCCGCCGCACCCGCGGCCGTCCCGGCGCAGGCCACACCGGCGCAGGGCGGCGTTGCACCGGCCGGCCCCGGGCCGGCGGTGGCGCCGGAGGTGGCCGCGAGCGCCGAAGCCCGGCGCGTCCCGGCCATGCCCGACGAGGCGCTGCCCGAGGTGCTCACCCCGACCGCGCCGCCCGCCCCGGCACCGGCCACCGCGGCCCCCGCCGCCGACTGGGCCGCGCCCACCATGGCGCTGCCCATGGTCGCCACCGGCCTGGTCATCCAGCCCGGCATGGAACTGCCGATGCCCGACGACTACACCGGGCCGCAGGCGGTCGACCGGCTCGCCACCCTGGACATCCCCGGCGCCGGCCTCGGCGTGCTGGAGCGGGTGGTCGGCTTCGCGGGCGCCACCCAGGGCACCGCGACCCCGGCGCCGTGGAACTCGGTCCGGGTGCTGCTGCTGCACGGCGACCACGAGGGCGGTGCGTCGGCCGGCGCCACGCCCGGCGAGTCGGCCCGCCGCGCCCGCCAGGCGCGCGCCGGCAGGGGCCCCCTGGCCCGGCTCGCCGCCGAGAACGGCGCGAGCCTCCAGGTGGTCGAGGCGCCCGCCTCCGCACCCATCGAGGACGGGCCGGCGCTCAGCGGTGAGCAGGTCGAGTCGGCCCTGAGCTACGGCTGGCGGCTCGCCGAGCAGGCGGCCGACGCGGGCGTACACCTGCTGGTGCTGGCGGCGTGCGGGGCCGGCACCGAGACGGCCGCCGCGGCGGTGCTGGCGGCCACGGCCGGCGCGGAGCCCCCGGCGGTGCTCGGCCGGGTGGTGACCGAGCACGGCGAGTTCGACGACGCCGCCTGGATGGTCCGCTGCGCGGCCGTCCGCGACGCGCTGCACCGCACCCGGCGCGCCGCGCGGGAGGCCAAGGACGTGCTCGCCGAGCTGGGCGGCGGCGACGTGGCGGTGGCCACCGGCGTGCTGCTCGGCGCGACGGCCCGGCGCGTGCCGGTGCTGCTCGACGGGCCGGTCGGGGTGGCCGCCGGCATGGTCAGCCGCGACCTGGCCGGGCAGGCCCGGCACTGGTGCCTGCTGCCCGACCACGGCGGCCGGCCCGGGGTGCGGCTCGCCGCCGACGTGCTGGGGCTGACCCCGCTGCTGGACCTGCGCCTCGACCTCGGCGAGGGAGCGACGGCGCTGGCCGCCCTGCCGTTGCTGCGCTCGGCGCTGGCGCTCGCCGCCGGCCTGCCCGTGCACCCGTCGCTGGGCGGCGGGGACGACGAGGACTTCACCGAGCCCGAGCCGGCCGGCCCCGGCCCCACCAGCACCGAGCCCGAACCGGCCGGAGCGGAGCCCACCGGCACCGAGCCCGAACCGGACTTCAGCGAGCCGGAGCCGGCCGGGCCGGGGCCCACCACCGTCGAGCCGGACGAGCCGGTCGCCCCCGGCCGCCGTGCCGACTGA
- a CDS encoding adenosylcobinamide-GDP ribazoletransferase — protein MPTEFRLGDGIRLALTTFTTAPVRPGRVDRAAAGAAMALAPAVGALLGAFLGAVLLLAAAVAPPLVAAGVTVALGALLTRGLHLDGLADTVDALGSYRRGPAALEIMKKPDVGPFGVVALVVVLLLQAAVLAELAGRSRPAALAAVVAATAAGRLGVALACRRGVPAARPEGLGALVAGTVGPVALVAGTAAVALLAVPAVPGRPWQGPLAVLAALAVAAGLLRHLVRRLGGITGDVLGALVEIVTTLSYLGLVLSA, from the coding sequence GTGCCGACTGAGTTCCGGCTCGGCGACGGGATCCGGCTGGCGCTCACCACCTTCACCACGGCGCCGGTGCGCCCAGGCCGGGTGGACCGGGCCGCGGCCGGCGCCGCCATGGCGCTCGCCCCGGCGGTCGGTGCGCTGCTCGGCGCGTTCCTCGGGGCGGTGCTGCTGCTCGCCGCGGCGGTCGCGCCCCCGCTGGTCGCCGCCGGGGTGACCGTGGCGCTGGGCGCGCTGCTCACCCGCGGCCTGCACCTCGACGGGCTCGCCGACACGGTGGACGCCCTCGGCTCCTACCGGCGCGGGCCGGCGGCGCTGGAGATCATGAAGAAGCCGGACGTCGGACCGTTCGGCGTGGTCGCGTTGGTGGTCGTACTCCTGCTTCAGGCCGCGGTGCTCGCGGAGCTGGCCGGGCGGTCCCGGCCGGCGGCCCTCGCCGCGGTGGTCGCCGCGACGGCGGCCGGCCGGCTGGGTGTCGCGCTGGCCTGCCGGCGCGGGGTGCCGGCGGCCCGGCCGGAGGGGCTGGGCGCGCTGGTGGCCGGCACGGTCGGGCCGGTCGCGCTGGTGGCCGGCACGGCCGCCGTGGCGCTGCTGGCCGTGCCGGCGGTGCCGGGCCGCCCGTGGCAGGGGCCGCTCGCCGTGCTGGCCGCGCTCGCCGTCGCGGCCGGGCTGCTCCGGCACCTGGTACGCCGGCTGGGCGGGATCACCGGCGACGTGCTCGGCGCCCTCGTGGAGATCGTCACCACGCTGTCCTACCTGGGACTGGTGCTGTCCGCCTGA
- a CDS encoding DUF2314 domain-containing protein, whose translation MLITDDFLPVPVPESLDATYLVPIVGMPKVSPKTAVERLAGRLAEPVHGLARQMLDSPLMTVDTRPVSEFPELPPDLLTAFGATEPQLARLAAATHLVVVQAEYRAGWPPAHEWAARAVAAAVAETVDGDVVDVFGLQFLDPATALRSLPDAQGRIRLVDWVLVPYSSDADGLWFTTKGLRRFGLLELQAQGVPDHLTRAWGAVMTGAARRLLRDWTEGLAGEEVPAFVQLPVLATVTGHDIAVAYGNPEQHGATAPVLLRLELDPATDPDADSFLTLNPPPGHPGPPGRYFAAACATLFNGIQPDVRYARSGDAMSRAIATARAALDDIRARFLAGLLPAESQLVVKYGLPGDDGPEYVWAGVTSWDTPERIVGASASDAAGDPTVRIGAPVVVEAADVVDWAVLDHTGVIEGGWTQAVLDAGEPPTDS comes from the coding sequence ATGCTCATCACGGACGACTTCCTGCCCGTACCGGTGCCCGAGTCGCTGGACGCGACCTACCTGGTGCCGATCGTCGGCATGCCGAAGGTGAGCCCGAAGACGGCCGTGGAGCGGCTGGCCGGCCGGCTCGCCGAGCCGGTGCACGGGCTGGCCCGGCAGATGCTGGACAGCCCGCTGATGACCGTGGACACCCGCCCGGTCAGCGAGTTCCCCGAGCTGCCGCCGGACCTGCTCACCGCGTTCGGGGCGACCGAGCCGCAGCTGGCCCGGCTGGCCGCCGCCACGCACCTGGTCGTGGTGCAGGCCGAATACCGGGCGGGCTGGCCCCCGGCGCACGAGTGGGCGGCCCGGGCGGTGGCCGCGGCGGTCGCCGAAACGGTCGACGGGGACGTGGTGGACGTCTTCGGGCTCCAGTTCCTCGACCCGGCCACCGCGCTGCGCTCCCTCCCCGACGCCCAGGGCCGGATCCGGCTGGTCGACTGGGTGCTGGTGCCCTACTCGTCGGACGCCGACGGGCTCTGGTTCACCACGAAGGGGCTGCGCCGCTTCGGGCTGCTGGAGCTCCAGGCGCAGGGCGTGCCGGACCACCTCACCCGGGCGTGGGGCGCGGTGATGACCGGGGCCGCCCGGCGCCTGCTGCGGGACTGGACCGAGGGGCTGGCCGGCGAGGAGGTGCCGGCGTTCGTGCAGCTCCCCGTGCTGGCCACGGTGACCGGGCACGACATCGCGGTGGCGTACGGCAATCCGGAGCAGCACGGCGCGACGGCGCCGGTGCTGCTGCGGCTGGAGCTGGACCCGGCCACCGATCCGGACGCCGACTCGTTCCTCACCCTCAACCCGCCGCCCGGGCACCCGGGCCCGCCCGGCCGCTACTTCGCCGCCGCCTGCGCGACCCTGTTCAACGGCATCCAGCCCGACGTCCGGTACGCGCGCTCCGGCGACGCGATGAGCCGGGCCATCGCCACGGCCCGGGCCGCGCTGGACGACATCCGGGCCCGCTTCCTGGCCGGCCTGCTGCCCGCCGAGAGCCAGCTCGTGGTCAAGTACGGGTTGCCCGGCGACGACGGCCCCGAGTACGTCTGGGCCGGGGTGACCTCGTGGGACACCCCGGAGCGCATCGTGGGCGCGAGCGCCAGCGACGCCGCCGGCGACCCCACGGTCCGGATCGGCGCCCCGGTCGTGGTGGAGGCCGCCGACGTCGTCGACTGGGCCGTGCTGGACCACACCGGCGTCATCGAGGGCGGCTGGACCCAGGCCGTCCTGGACGCCGGCGAACCCCCCACGGACTCCTGA
- the gcvT gene encoding glycine cleavage system aminomethyltransferase GcvT, which yields MTEVTSDAAATRLRRSPLHERHTALGAKFAPFGGWEMPLEYAGGGVLKEHTAVRTGVGVFDVSHLGKARITGPGAADFVNSCLSNDLGRIAPGKAQYTLCCDDATGGVVDDIIAYLYAEDHVFLVPNAANTAEVVRRLRAAAPEGVVVTDEHEAYAVLAVQGPRSAELLRTLGLPTEHDYMSFSAATLNGVELTVCRTGYTGELGYELVVPADDALAVWDALFAAGEAEELRACGLAARDTLRTEMGYPLHGQDLSLDITPVQARSGWAVGWDKPAFWGRDVLRAEKAAGPARTLRGLEAVDRAIPRPGMAVYAGDKQVGTITSGTFSPTKKQGIALALVDTDPKLADGEVLEVDIRGRRAQMRLTRPPFVQPSVR from the coding sequence ATGACCGAGGTGACCTCCGACGCCGCCGCGACCCGGCTGCGCCGTTCCCCCCTGCACGAGCGGCACACCGCGCTCGGCGCCAAGTTCGCCCCCTTCGGGGGCTGGGAGATGCCGCTCGAGTACGCCGGCGGCGGCGTGCTCAAGGAGCACACCGCCGTGCGTACCGGGGTCGGCGTCTTCGACGTCTCGCACCTCGGCAAGGCCCGGATCACCGGGCCGGGCGCCGCGGACTTCGTCAACTCCTGCCTGTCCAACGACCTCGGCCGGATCGCCCCCGGCAAGGCCCAGTACACGCTCTGCTGCGACGACGCCACCGGCGGCGTGGTGGACGACATCATCGCCTACCTCTACGCCGAGGACCACGTCTTCCTCGTGCCGAACGCGGCGAACACCGCCGAGGTGGTCCGCCGGTTGCGCGCCGCCGCCCCCGAGGGCGTGGTCGTCACCGACGAGCACGAGGCGTACGCGGTGCTCGCCGTCCAGGGGCCGCGCTCGGCGGAGCTGCTGCGCACGCTCGGCCTGCCCACCGAGCACGACTACATGAGCTTCTCGGCCGCCACGCTGAACGGCGTCGAGCTGACCGTCTGCCGCACCGGCTACACCGGCGAACTCGGCTACGAGCTGGTCGTTCCGGCCGACGACGCGCTCGCCGTGTGGGACGCCCTGTTCGCCGCCGGCGAGGCGGAGGAGCTGCGGGCCTGCGGCCTGGCCGCGCGCGACACGCTGCGCACCGAGATGGGGTACCCGCTGCACGGGCAGGACCTCTCCCTCGACATCACCCCGGTGCAGGCCCGCTCGGGCTGGGCGGTCGGCTGGGACAAGCCGGCCTTCTGGGGCCGCGACGTGCTGCGGGCCGAGAAGGCCGCCGGCCCCGCCCGCACGCTGCGGGGCCTGGAGGCGGTCGACCGGGCCATCCCGCGCCCCGGCATGGCCGTCTACGCCGGCGACAAGCAGGTCGGCACGATCACCAGCGGCACGTTCAGCCCGACGAAGAAGCAGGGCATCGCCCTGGCCCTGGTCGACACCGACCCTAAGCTCGCCGACGGCGAGGTGCTGGAGGTCGACATCCGCGGCCGCCGCGCCCAGATGCGCCTGACCCGCCCACCCTTCGTGCAGCCCTCCGTCCGCTGA